Genomic DNA from Candidatus Nitronereus thalassa:
CTTGTTTTTCAGCCATGAAATACGCCTTCTGTGAGAACGACCAAGTGCTATGTAATCCGACTGCAGCGTCTCGACTTTCAAAAAGTCATTCTCGCGGCACTGGAGCCAACAATGGCTCCGTCCATTATATCCGCGGGAATCCAGGGTTTCGCGCTCTTTGATTTTACCTCTTACAATCTGGATCCCCGCATACCACCGCGGGGATGACGGGACCAGGTTGTACAGACCACATTCCACTCAATGTGTTGTGGTTCCCAAACCTTATGTCTATGAGGCTGCCCATAAGTTGATCATTTGGTTTCACCATCCTAGAATGACTCCCCATGCAATCCTTTACCTCCTTTCAAGCCATATTACAAGGCGTGGCACAAAGCCAAGGATTCGACGTCAGGCTGTGGGAGTATCGATTGCAAACCCAATGGAAGGATATTGTGGGAGATGTGTTGGCGGCGCACACATGGCCCACCAGAATTCGCTTTCGCAAACTTTTTATCGCCGTCGAAACGACGGTGTGGTTACATCAACTGACGTATCTGAAATCCACGCTCATGGAAAAAATCCAATCCCAAACACCGAATCTCTACCTAAAAGACATTGTCTTTCGGATCGGCGAAATTCCTGAACAACATTGGGATGAACCAGTATCAAGAAATATTGCCCCTCATGTATCCCCAGAATCCCTCATGACGGCAACCGAAGTTACCCGAGAAGTCACCAATGAGGAGATACGCTATTCACTGACACGAGTGATTTCCAAAGCACTATCTTCCAGTACTAACGAGATTTGATAATTTTTATTCTTGGGGTGGGTACTTTATTTGCTAACTTCATCTATATGACAAATCCCAAACTGGCGCACAATCTTTCTGGATTCAAGATCCCAAAGTAAAATTGGTCCACCCCCAGAAACCAAATATTTCCCATCTGGACTAAAATCCAAGGCGCGTTGTTCCCCTTCACTTGGATCTTTCAGTTTTCTTATCACCTCTCCACTCGGGAAATCCCAAATAGAAATCAAACCAGAACTATCTGCCGACCCCACTGCCAGGTATCTTCCATCTAGGCTGAAACTAAGCCCCCAAGCGGATACCGTTTCCTTGTCGGTAAACTCTTTCCTTTCGTTTCCTGTTACCACATCCCAAACATAGATATTACGATCTTTTTCCCCAAAGCTATGAATACCAGCCCCAACGATATATTTCCCATCTGGACTCCACCGAACCGAATAGAATCCTCCGCTTGCTTCAAAAACTTTAACCACATTTCCAGAATCAACTTTCCATATACGAGATACGAGCCGTCTTATCCCAGCTTCCGGAAACGAGAAATTTTCCATAAAGGCTAAAATCAATTGATTCAATCATATGTGTGTGGCCAACAAATTCTTTTACATAATAGTTCCCCTGTTTGGGATCCCATAAAAGGATACGTCCATCATGACCTGCGGAAGCAATGAACTATCCATCAGGGCTAAACGTAACAGACCGAAGGCCTCCATCGTGGCCTTGAAAAACTTGCAATTCTTTAAATATTGGCTCTGGTGCATCAAAATCTGTTTGTATAGCATATAAGCGAACCGTTCTATCGCGAAGACCGGCAACGAACCGATCCCCGCTTGGACTCCAGGCCAGAGAAAATATTCCTTTCCTCAAGCTAAACGGCCCCAAATCCTCCTCACCCTCAGGAATTCGAGGATCATGAATAAACATAATGGCTTTAAACTAACACTCCTCTTTATTCCACAAACGAATAGTCCCATCAAAGCCGCCGGCAGAGAGGAAATATTTCCCATCTGGATGAAATGCTACCGATGTGGTGTCGTTATCGTTTGGGAGAAAGTACAATTGAGCATGGCTTAAAGGATTCAAGCCTATTAAGCTCATGATAAATAAGCAGGTTCTAAAAATTTGCAAAGATGACATTTTTTACCTTTGGTTTATTTCACCATAGGAAGGTCCTCAACCCAAATTACTCGATTTTCATATTCGCCAGAACCCAACGAAGAAAAAAACTTTTGGTCGGCGGTTACCACCCGACTATTTATGGTTTCGGCGAGGGCCAGGTAGAGGCAATCGTATAAACTTTGCTTGGTTTGGAGAGCTAAAGCGAACGCAGGTTTAAATAATCGTTCGTCTGAATGTTTCTGCAAGGGAATCTGTTTCAATTCCTTGAGAATCGTTTCTCCTTCTTCAGGGGTCAGCTCATTTCGGCGGATTCGTTTGGAGAGGACACTGCCTAATTCTAAATGGAAAAAGGCTGGGACATGGAGAGAAGCATTCAAAAATTGTAGTCGGCTGGCGACCTCGGAGTGAATTTCAGGAAGAAACCATTTAATTCCAACGCTGGCATCCACTACATAGCGACTCACCGATCCCGATCCTCTCGAATGAGAGTGGCACTATCACTAAATTTTCTGCCTGATTGTTTAAGGGTCTTCTGAAGCTTTGCAATCCGTTTCCAGGCACTCTCATAATCAGGGACGGCTTCTTCTAGAATTGTCTTTACTTCCGATTGCAACGACCTGCCATTTTCTTTGGCCCGCTTTTTTAATCGCTCTACTATTTTATCATTCAGTTGTCGCACCAAGACTTGTGCCATGTTCCCCTCGAATATAGTGATTGGCGATTGAAATGATAGCAAAATGATATCATGGACCCTATCAAGCGTCAATCATCAAATAAGACCTGAATGTTTTGTTCTTTCTCTGGCTTTGATTTATCAGGGATTGGTCCGATCCAACCTTTGGTTTTTCCTTGGAGATGAATAAATACTCCACGGGCGGCTTGTTCAAAATCATGCCGGAATGTTTCTTCTTCTTCGCCTTCTTTCTTTTCTAAATATCGATGCAAGGTATCGGGGTGAGTCCAGTCGGGATCGGAAAATATATAAATAGTCACTTCTCGATAATAATCGTTAGGGTCATCAGGATTCGTTGGACGAATTTTTAGGGAGCGTAGATCATTCGTGGCCAACACGACTTCACGAAATCGACGGATCAACGTTTCGATTTCCGGGTCGCTGGTCCATGCCGGCACATGCACGGCCACGACCGTCCCTTCTTGCCAGCCATTACTGAACGGTGGAATGGTGCGGTCCGGTCGAGAAAGATACATTCCGCCAAATATGAGCATGAATCCGCCGAGCAAAATCGTAAGTCCAATTTTGACGACAGGGTCAAATGGTTTTTTTGTTGGGGATTTTTGAGAATCCAATGTTTGCCAAATATAGGGTTAGAAATTTTCCAGATCCCCCTCAGCAGAATTTCAAAACAAGTAGGGGAAACCGGGGAAGTCCTAAACGCCCCGTCCCCCTTTTGCAGAGGAAGAAATTATTAAGATTGAAGAAATGTTTGCAAAACTAGAATAACCAAATTATTGGAGGGGAACGCAACAGAGGGTCGGGAAACAGCTAGGCCGACCCACTGGTTTCAGAGGTAGGGTCGGCAGTGCCGTTAATGTCGGCATCAACTTCCACGTCGTCACTTTCAGCGAGCTTGGCGACGGCCACGACTCGGTCGGTGTCTTCCATATCGATGAGGCGGACACCTTGAGAATTGCGTCCGATGTCACGGAGGTCATCCATTTTTGTGCGAAGAATTTTTCCTTCCGCGGTGATGATCATGATTTCATCGGTATCGCTGACTCGATGAAAGGATACGGCCTGGCCATTTTTTTCCGTCACTTTGACGCTGATGACGCCACGCCCTCCACGGCCTTGGGTACGGTATTCCGTCACCAATGTCCGCTTCCCGTATCCTCCTTCGGTGACTGTCAATATCGACGCTTCTTCATCTGGCGTGATCGTCGTCATGCCAATAACTTGGTTGGTTTCATCGAGACTGATACCGCGTACGCCACGAGCCGTTCGACCCATAGGACGTACATCGTTTTCCCGGAATCGAATGACGAGTCCTTCTTTGGTCCCCAATACGATATCCGATTTTCCATCTGTGATTTCCACACCAATGAGTTTATCGCCTTCCTCCAGGGTCAAGGCAATAATTCCCCCTTGCCGCGGATTGCCATACGCCGACAACTCGGTCTTTTTAATGATTCCGCGGCGAGTGGCCATAACCACGTACAAGTTATCGGGAAAATCTCTTACCGGTAACGTCGTGGTGACTTTTTCCTCCGAAGCCAGAGTGAGCAAATTCACCATGGCCTTGCCTTTACTTGTGCGACTGGCTTCTGGAATCTCATGGACCTTGAGCCAGTAAACTTTCCCGGCATCGGTGAAGAACAAAATATAATCATGTGTGGACGCGGTGAAGAGTTTTTCTACGAAGTCTTCTTCCTTCACCCCCATGCCAATCTTGCCTTTTCCACCACGGCGTTGGGCACGATACTCCGACACCGGGTGGCGCTTGATATACCCCTCATGAGAAATGGTAACCGCCATTTCTTCATCCGCGATGAGATCTTCAATATTGATTTCCGCCTCTTGGGGAATGATCTCGGTACGCCGGTCATCTTGGTAGGCTTCTTGAATCGCCATCAATTCATCTTTGATGATGGTTCTGACTAATTCGTCGGAACCCAATACCGCTTTCAAATGGGCAATTTTGGCTTTCAGGTCTTCGAGTTCTTGAATGAGTTTATCGCGCTCGAGTTGGGTCAGCCGTTGGAGCCGCATGTCCAGAATGGCTGCAGCCTGAATTTCCGATAAAGGAAATTGTGCGACCAGTTGCGTTTTCGCCACGTCGGGAGAGGCCGATCCACGAATAAGTGCAATAATCGCGTCTAGATGTTCGAGCGCAATTTGAAGACCTTCCAAAATATGCGCGCGTTCTTCGGCTTTTCGAAGATCATAGGCGGTTCGGCGAATGACGACTTCGCGCCGATGCTCAAGAAACGCCGTGAGAATTTGTTTGAGATTGAGTACCTCTGGTCGGTTGTTGACCAAGGCCAGCATGATTACCCCAAAGGTGTTTTGCATTTGGGTGTGTTTATAGAGCTGGTTGAGAAGGACAAGAGGGATCGTGGCTTTTTTCAACTCTATGACAATGCGCATACCTTCTCGATCTGATTCATCCCGAATATCGGATACCCCTTCGATTCGCTTCTCGTGAATGAGTTCCGCGATTTTTTCCAATAACTTGGCTTTGTTCACCTGGTAGGGAATTTCAGTGACAATGATGCTATCTCGATCACGTTTCTCATCGGTTTCAATATGCGTCTTAGCTCGTAGCGTGAGTAATCCTCGACCGGTGAGATACGCATCTTTTATGCCTTGGGTCCCATAAATATAACCAGCCGTGGGAAAGTCTGGACCTGGAATGATTCCCATAAGATCTGAGATCCCGACCTCTGGATCTTCCAGAACCTTGAGCAATCCTCTCACCACTTCTCCAAGATTGTGAGGCGGAATGTTGGTGGCATACCCGACCGCGATTCCTCCTGCGCCATTGATGAGCAGGTTAGGTACCTTGGCTGGAAGGACCAACGGCTCGACATCGGACTCATCGTAGGTGGGACCAAAATCCACGGTTTCTTTTTCGATGTCCGCGAGCATCTCACCGGCCAACTTAGTGAGTCGGGCTTCGGTGTACCGCATGGCTGCAGGTGGATCTCCATCGACCGATCCGTAATTCCCTTGGCCATCCACGAGGGTGTAGCGCATATTGAAATCTTGCGCCATGCGCACCTGAGTATCGTAGATGGCGGAATCCCCATGCGGATGATAGTTCCCCATGATCTCGCCGACGATTTTGGCGGACTTCCGATACGCGCGGTTATGGGCCAGACCCATTTGGTGCATGCCGTACAAAATCCGCCGATGCACAGGCTTGAACCCATCGCGCACATCGGGCAAGGCTCGACCAACGATGACACTCATCGCGTAATCGAGATACGACATCCGCATCTCATCTTCGATGGCTACTTGGGTGAGGCGTTCTTCTGGCGGCATGATAAATTAAATGGATTTAGGTTGAGGCTGTTAATCTCAAAGTTACACATCTAAATTTCTTACTTCTAGCGCATGTTGCTGAATAAAGTTTCGTCTGGGCTCAACTTCGTCCCCCATTAAAATCGTAAAAATCTCATCGACGCCCGTCATATCCTCAAGTTTCACTTGGAGCAATGACCGCGTTTGGGGATTCATCGTGGTTTCCCACAATTGCGTGGGATTCATTTCTCCCAGACCTTTGTATCGTTGCAGATTCAATCCCTTTTTCCCAGCATCTAAAATGGCCCGGACCAATTGGTCCGTCGCGGGATAACCGGTTTCCTCTTCTCCAATTTTTATCCGAAATGGGGGAGCCCCTAGGCCAATTGCCGAAGGTGCTAATTTTTGTAATTCGCGGAAATCAGCCGAACCGACGAGATCATGATTGACCTCCAAGGTGGACGTCATCCCATTGGTTTGAACACGGCAGAAAATTTTGTTGGATTGATGCTCTTCATCTTCACGTATATCCACACTAACTTGTCCCTTGGGATAAACCAGTGTAAGGCGTTCTTTAGCTCTCGCAATGAGATCTTGAACTGCTTCGGTGTTTTTTAATAAGTCCCGCCCCAACGTCGGTTCATCAACAAAAACTCTGATCAAACCTAGCTCGCGTTGTTTTTGTGTAAAGCGGGCCAACAGGCCCTCGAAATCAATTAACCGTTTTAGCATTGGCAATAACGTCGGGCCGTTCATAAAAGCCTCTTCTGCCTTCACAAAGAGTGCGACTTCCTGAACCGCTTGTTCTGCCAAATATTCATTGAGGGCATGTTCATCTTTGAGATAGCGTTCGGCTTTCCCTTTTTTCACTTTAAACAATGGAGGTTGGGCAATATAAATATATCCGTGATCAAACAACTCATGCATTTGTCGAAACAAAAACGTGAGCAGGAGAGTACGAATGTGACTTCCGTCAACATCGGCGTCGGTCATAAGGATGATTTTATGGTATCGCGTTCTGGTAATATCAAATGCTTCCTTGTCGTCTTTGCCTTTTTCAGAGTCTTCCCGTTTTCGGCCGATCCCCGTTCCGAGTGCCATGATCAGTGTTCGGATTTCTTCACTCGACAACATTTTGTCGAAGCGCGCTTTTTCCACGTTTAGGATTTTTCCTTTGAGAGGCAGGATGGCTTGAAACCGTCGATCCCGTCCTTGTTTAGCCGAACCGCCCGCTGAATCTCCTTCCACCAGATACAGTTCGCTGAGTGCGGGGTCTTTTTCAGAACAATCGGCGAGTTTCCCTGGGAGAGAGCCACCATCCAATGCGCTTTTACGACGAATAAGATCTTTGGCCTTTCGAGCGGCTTCCCGCGCTCGTGCCGCATCAATTGATTTGCCGATGATTTTTTTGGCGACAGCTGGATTTTCTTCGAAATAATTTCCGAGGCCTTCATTCACTGCGGCCTCGACAATGCCTTTGACTTCACTGTTGCCGAGTTTCGCTTTTGTTTGTCCTTCAAATTGGGGATGCCTAACCTTGACACTTATGACGGCGGTCAGTCCTTCTCTCACATCGTCGCCGGTGAGGGACTCGGTATCCTTTTTTAATAAATCGTTGGCATTGGCATAATTGTTAATAGTTCGTGTCAACGCCGCCTTCAAGCCTATTAAATGCGTCCCACCTTCTCGCGTATTAATGTTGTTGGCAAACGAAAACAAATTTTCCGCATAGCTATCGTTGTATTGCAACGCGACTTCCAAGATCACATCGGTCTTTTCCACCTCAATGAAAATGGGTTTGTGAAGAGGTGTTTTGGCTTCATTTAAATGTTCTACAAAAGATACGATTCCGCCGACATAACAAAACACTTGTTCTTTTTGTGTTCGGCGGTCCGAAAGTGCGATGGACAAACCCTTATTCAGAAACGCTAACTCGCGGAGTCGTTGGGCTAACACGTCAAAACTACAATCCACGGTTTCAAAAATGTTTGCGTCTGGCTTAAAGGTAATTTTCGTTCCGCGTTTCTTGGTGACGCCGGCCACGACCAAGGGCGCTTTAGGTTTTCCCCGTTCGTATTCTTGAGTAAAGACTTGACCGTCTTGCCAGATTTCAAGTTCGAGCCATTCGGAAAGGGCATTCACCACGGAGATACCGACGCCATGCAGCCCGCCGGACACAGTGTATGCGCCTTGTTCGAATTTTCCGCCCGCATGAAGGACGGTCAGCGCGACTTCCGCTGCTGATTTTTTTTGAGTGGGATGCATGCCGGTGGGAATGCCGCGGCCATTATCGATTACGGTGACGCTGCCATCAATTTCTAGCGTGACTTCGATCGACTCTCCATAGCCGGCCATGTGTTCATCCACGCTATTATCGACGACTTCATAGACCAGGTGGTGCAAGCCATCGACGCCAGTACTACCGATGTACATCGCTGGCCGTTTCTGCACGGCTTCCAAGCCTTCGAGTACTCGTATTTGCTCCGCGCCATACCCGCCTTTGGATTCGGCTGAACTTTCCGATTTCTGGGAAGGCGGCGTAACGGGAGCTTCGGCCGGAGGGCCTGGGGTATTTCTTTCATCTGGCAACATAGTTGGGGTAATGAACCTTATTAAACTTTGACGGGCATTACGACGGCTTTAAACCGTTGTTGATTCTCAGTTTCTTTGAGTAAACATGGGCTTAATGGGGCATCCATCTGCAACTCAATGGTCTCGCCATCCATGATGGTCAACACTTCAAGTAAATATCGGGCATTGAATCCAGCGGAGAATTCTTCGCCATTAAACTTGGCTTGAATCTCTTCATTAGCTTCTCCCATATCTGGGTGGCTCGAAAAGAGGGTGAGGTGATCCGACGCAAAAGTAAGCTTGACGGCATAGGTTTTATCTCGTGACAGCACTGAAACCCGTCGTAAGGCCCCTTCAAAATCCTCTCGATTGACCGTAATTTTTTTGGAGGTTTCCTTGGGAATGACTTGCTGGTAATTCGGATAATTTCCTTCCATGAGCCTTGAGGTCAGCAGCAGCCCACTCTTCCGGAAAATGAGCATGTTCTTGGTAAACCCAATCATGGGTTCGTCGCCACCTTCTTCTAGCAACCGGCGAATTTCCAGGGCAGCTTTTTTCGGCACAATCACCTTTGTGTCTTCAGGAAACGATGCATCCTTTCCAACCTCCAATGGTTGGTCAGCAACAGCCAAACGATGCCCGTCGGTGCCGACTAATCGAATCATTGGTTTCCCGCCGTCCGTAAGGAGGGTGATTAACAGGCCATTCAGAACATACCGAGTGTCGTTGTCCCCCACCGCAAACAGGGTTTTCCGAATAAGTTGAAGCAAACTTGCCCCTGGCAATGGGATGAGCCCTTCTCGCTCAATAGCCGGCAAGGGAGGAAAGTCCTTACTCGGAAGCCCAACCACTTTAAATTGGCTACGCCCTGCGCGAATGGTGACCAAACTATGATCGGTCACACTTAGAGCAATTTCAGGTTCTTTGATTTCCTTAAGAATCTCAAAAAGTTTCCTCGCCGAGAAGGTTACCGACCCCGGCTCCTCTACCTTCGCCTTATATAACCCTCGCATTCCCAATTCGAGATCTGTGGCCAGGATATCTAATCCCTCTGTCTTGGCTTCCAACAAGACATTCGCCAAGCTCGGCATGGTGTTTCTTTTTTCGACTACTCCCTGAACTCGTTGGAGGGCGGTCAGGATTTCATCGCGCGCAATCGTCACCCGCATGACAGGGCTCCCTTCTGATGGCTGGCGAATGGTCTAGGCATCCAACCGGGTTGTTTCCTTAGTGAATGGTGATTCACTGTTAGGCTTTACTGATTTCATCCTTTAAGCTTTCGATCGTGGTTCGCAATCCCGAGTCGTCATCGAGGGCTTTTTCAATTTGCCGACACGCATGCATGATGGTCGTATGATCTTTCCCCCCAAACTCCCGGCCAATTTCTGGAAATGAAGAAGCCGTGAGTTCACGAGAGAGGAACATGGCAATTTGCCTGGGATGCACCAGGGTTTTTGTGCGCCGCTTGGATTTCAACTCGGATATTTTAATATTAAATCGATTAGCCACCACCTCTTGTACATCCTCAAGAGTAATAAATTTTCTCTTGCTTCCCAACAGGTCCCGCAAAATGTTTTTGGCCATTTCAGTCGTGATGGTTTTTCCGGTAAGTGTCGCATAGGCGCCCAATCGGATAAGAGCTCCTTCCAACTCACGGATATTACTCCGGAGGTTTTCAGCCAACAATTGAATGACTTCTTCCCCGATGGCGATTCCTTCTTCTTCGGATTTCTTTCTGAGAATGGCGATTCTCGTTTCTACGTCCGGAGGTTGAAGGTCGGCAATCAGGCCCCATTCAAATCGTGACCGAAGCCGTTCTTCCATCGAGGGCATTTCTTTGGGAAACCTGTCACTGGATAACACGATCTGTTTCCTGGCTTCATACAAGGTATTGAATGTATGAAAGAACTCTTCTTGGGTTCGTTCCTTACCAGCTAGGAATTGGATATCGTCTATGAGGAGCATATCCACATTTCGATACCGCCGCCTCAAGTCGATCATTTTATCGTACCGGATGGAATTAATTACTTCGTTGGTAAATTGTTCTGTCGTGACATAGGCAATTCGAAGGTCACTTTTTTCCATCACATAGGTACCGATGGAATTTAAAAGATGGGTTTTCCCTAATCCAACTCCCCCATAAATAAAGAAAGGGTTATAGGCTCTTGCCGGGGCTTCGGCCACGGCTAAACTCGCCGCATGGGCAAATTGATTACTCGCACCTACCACAAAATTATCAAAGGTATATTTGGGATTGGGAAGCTGACGTCTGTTCTTCCCTTGTGTTACCGGCGGATCGTCTCCCATTGGAATGGCGGGAATATGGGCATTCTCTTGTTCACCAACCACAAACTGAATTTCGACTTTCCCTTCTTCCCCGCCACCTTGGGCCGAATGAAGAGCTTCCCCTATCAAACTCCGGTAATTTCTGCCAAGCCACTCTCCGAAAAACTTATTAGGGACAACGATAGTTGCACTGGATCCGTTAATTTCACCTAACTTGGTAGGATGAAACCAGTTTTCCACCACTTCCCGGCCCATTCGGGACTCAATATATCCTAGAGCAAGGTCCCAAATATTCTTTCCTTCCACTACCACCGTCTCCATTCCCACTATCAACAGGTTTATTCACAGATGTGGATAACTTACACACCTATATCCTTTTTCTTTATTTTATTCCACCCATATTTTTAAAATCCCTCACATATCCGTAACCCTGTCCCCAATCGTTATTCAGACTATACACGGATCTATACCCACGATGGGAAATCCCCATCTCCTCGACCTTCCTACTCAAATTATCTATTTCCCGTTATTCACAAGCCCTATTAATATTCCTACGACTACTAATTTTCTTTTTACACAGGGAAATATAAGAGAATAGGTTTTTCCATTCACAGGGATATCACCATATCGGCATCAAAAATCATCTGTAACATATCAAAATATTGAATTTTCGAATATGTTTTTTCTTTATTAGTATTTTGAGCATTATGGTCACCAAGGACAAAACAAGGAAATGGCCAACTATGTGTAAATTCTGTGCCTTCTTGGACAAAAATCGCTGACACTGAATAGTCTGAAGATTGGGGAGATGATAATAATTCGTTAAAATCAGGATCTTGTTCTTTTGAAATAATGTACAGAATTTTTTTCAATTATATTACCCTAAAACCATGGCCCGATCGGCATTGAGCAGGTATGAATTAATTTCTGAAATTGAGGCCTCTTTGACCGAAAAGTCAGGGTCAATGGAATAGTCTTTTGAGCTACCTTGGGGAATCACAAGAGGAAGTTCAAGTTCTTGAATCACGGGTAGATATTTTTCCAAAATTTCGGCATCTTTTACATCCATAGCATCCTCCGTGAGAAGGATCCTAGCCTTCCCTAGAAGAATAATCGTCAGTGGAATTGACCCCGTGGACAGACCCAAGGCAATCCTAAGACCCTCCACCGGTCTACCGGTAGTCATGGGATCCTCACGAAGTACAACGATAATATTGTTTAACATGTTGGTTGATGAAAGATCGGGAAAGGCTTGAAAAGGTAAAGACCTGGTGCCTTTAATAGAGATCGTGATTTAGGTTACATTACTTATTGAAAAACAAAGAGAAAATCATATTCTTACACAAAAAAAAAGTCAACAAAATGATGAATGACAGGGCTAAATAGAAAAGCGTTTTTTTAAAAAGGTTGGGATTTCAGAAAGTGAAATGTTCTCCTGGGCTTTAGTCTCCATGTTCCTAAGGATAGCGTTATTTTGTGAAACTTCATCGTCCCCAAGAATTAGCACATAGGGTGCGGATAGTCTATCTGCAGAACGAAGGAGGTTTTTTAATGAGGTGCTATTGTGATCAGTGTCAGCCGTAATTCCGTTTAGACGAAGTGTGTCAAGAAGGGATACACCCGCCTTGGACCCTAATGGACCAAATCCTGCAATAAATACCCAGGGATTAGGTGTAGGGATCATGCACTCTGGTAAAGCGAGTAGGACCCGTTCAAGTCCAATAGCAAATCCCACGGCAGGGGTTGGTTTTCCACCCAAAACTTCAAAAAGACCGTCATACCGTCCACCAGCACCAATGGCGTTTTGTGCACCTAAGGAAGAACAGGAGACCTCAAACGTCGTCATGGAATAGTAATCCAAACCACGGACAAGGCGAGGGTTAAGATGGTATGGAATGGAAAGCATTTCAAGATCAGCCAATACTTGGTGAAAATGGTCTTTTGAATTTTTCCCAAGGAAATCTGGGAGTTTGGGTGCTTCTTCCGTAGCGGTTCGACATTGAGTAACTTTGCAATCAAGAACTCTGAGTGGGTTGGTATCAATTCGACGCCGGCAGTTGGAGCAGAGCTGTTCGAATTTTGGTTTCAAAAAGGCCACGAGGTTGTCTTTGTACCCCAGGCGATCTTGAGGCTGGCCTAATGAATTGATTTCCAGGGTGAGCCCAGGCAACTGTAGGGATGAAAAAAATCTCCAAAGGAGGGAAATTACTTCGACATCCGCATTGGGACTAGTGAATCCAACCATTTCTACGCCAAACTGATGAAATTGACGGAATCTGCCGGCCTGGGGGCGCTCATGCCTAAACATAGGGCCAATGTAATAAAGTTTTTTGCAGGTGGGGTCATTAATAAGGTTATGTTC
This window encodes:
- a CDS encoding DUF721 domain-containing protein, coding for MQSFTSFQAILQGVAQSQGFDVRLWEYRLQTQWKDIVGDVLAAHTWPTRIRFRKLFIAVETTVWLHQLTYLKSTLMEKIQSQTPNLYLKDIVFRIGEIPEQHWDEPVSRNIAPHVSPESLMTATEVTREVTNEEIRYSLTRVISKALSSSTNEI
- the gyrA gene encoding DNA gyrase subunit A; this encodes MPPEERLTQVAIEDEMRMSYLDYAMSVIVGRALPDVRDGFKPVHRRILYGMHQMGLAHNRAYRKSAKIVGEIMGNYHPHGDSAIYDTQVRMAQDFNMRYTLVDGQGNYGSVDGDPPAAMRYTEARLTKLAGEMLADIEKETVDFGPTYDESDVEPLVLPAKVPNLLINGAGGIAVGYATNIPPHNLGEVVRGLLKVLEDPEVGISDLMGIIPGPDFPTAGYIYGTQGIKDAYLTGRGLLTLRAKTHIETDEKRDRDSIIVTEIPYQVNKAKLLEKIAELIHEKRIEGVSDIRDESDREGMRIVIELKKATIPLVLLNQLYKHTQMQNTFGVIMLALVNNRPEVLNLKQILTAFLEHRREVVIRRTAYDLRKAEERAHILEGLQIALEHLDAIIALIRGSASPDVAKTQLVAQFPLSEIQAAAILDMRLQRLTQLERDKLIQELEDLKAKIAHLKAVLGSDELVRTIIKDELMAIQEAYQDDRRTEIIPQEAEINIEDLIADEEMAVTISHEGYIKRHPVSEYRAQRRGGKGKIGMGVKEEDFVEKLFTASTHDYILFFTDAGKVYWLKVHEIPEASRTSKGKAMVNLLTLASEEKVTTTLPVRDFPDNLYVVMATRRGIIKKTELSAYGNPRQGGIIALTLEEGDKLIGVEITDGKSDIVLGTKEGLVIRFRENDVRPMGRTARGVRGISLDETNQVIGMTTITPDEEASILTVTEGGYGKRTLVTEYRTQGRGGRGVISVKVTEKNGQAVSFHRVSDTDEIMIITAEGKILRTKMDDLRDIGRNSQGVRLIDMEDTDRVVAVAKLAESDDVEVDADINGTADPTSETSGSA
- a CDS encoding WD40 repeat domain-containing protein; protein product: MFIHDPRIPEGEEDLGPFSLRKGIFSLAWSPSGDRFVAGLRDRTVRLYAIQTDFDAPEPIFKELQVFQGHDGGLRSVTFSPDG
- a CDS encoding FitA-like ribbon-helix-helix domain-containing protein, whose amino-acid sequence is MAQVLVRQLNDKIVERLKKRAKENGRSLQSEVKTILEEAVPDYESAWKRIAKLQKTLKQSGRKFSDSATLIREDRDR
- a CDS encoding WD40 repeat domain-containing protein → MVKVFEASGGFYSVRWSPDGKYIVGAGIHSFGEKDRNIYVWDVVTGNERKEFTDKETVSAWGLSFSLDGRYLAVGSADSSGLISIWDFPSGEVIRKLKDPSEGEQRALDFSPDGKYLVSGGGPILLWDLESRKIVRQFGICHIDEVSK
- a CDS encoding type II toxin-antitoxin system VapC family toxin — translated: MSRYVVDASVGIKWFLPEIHSEVASRLQFLNASLHVPAFFHLELGSVLSKRIRRNELTPEEGETILKELKQIPLQKHSDERLFKPAFALALQTKQSLYDCLYLALAETINSRVVTADQKFFSSLGSGEYENRVIWVEDLPMVK
- the gyrB gene encoding DNA topoisomerase (ATP-hydrolyzing) subunit B — protein: MLPDERNTPGPPAEAPVTPPSQKSESSAESKGGYGAEQIRVLEGLEAVQKRPAMYIGSTGVDGLHHLVYEVVDNSVDEHMAGYGESIEVTLEIDGSVTVIDNGRGIPTGMHPTQKKSAAEVALTVLHAGGKFEQGAYTVSGGLHGVGISVVNALSEWLELEIWQDGQVFTQEYERGKPKAPLVVAGVTKKRGTKITFKPDANIFETVDCSFDVLAQRLRELAFLNKGLSIALSDRRTQKEQVFCYVGGIVSFVEHLNEAKTPLHKPIFIEVEKTDVILEVALQYNDSYAENLFSFANNINTREGGTHLIGLKAALTRTINNYANANDLLKKDTESLTGDDVREGLTAVISVKVRHPQFEGQTKAKLGNSEVKGIVEAAVNEGLGNYFEENPAVAKKIIGKSIDAARAREAARKAKDLIRRKSALDGGSLPGKLADCSEKDPALSELYLVEGDSAGGSAKQGRDRRFQAILPLKGKILNVEKARFDKMLSSEEIRTLIMALGTGIGRKREDSEKGKDDKEAFDITRTRYHKIILMTDADVDGSHIRTLLLTFLFRQMHELFDHGYIYIAQPPLFKVKKGKAERYLKDEHALNEYLAEQAVQEVALFVKAEEAFMNGPTLLPMLKRLIDFEGLLARFTQKQRELGLIRVFVDEPTLGRDLLKNTEAVQDLIARAKERLTLVYPKGQVSVDIREDEEHQSNKIFCRVQTNGMTSTLEVNHDLVGSADFRELQKLAPSAIGLGAPPFRIKIGEEETGYPATDQLVRAILDAGKKGLNLQRYKGLGEMNPTQLWETTMNPQTRSLLQVKLEDMTGVDEIFTILMGDEVEPRRNFIQQHALEVRNLDV